The window ATTGAGTGTGAGTATCTTCTGTGCTTTGTCATGGCGATTAGGACGCGTGATGAGATGGCAATCTGGTTCAACAACCATTGCCCGTTGTGATGGTGCATTAACATGCCATAAGCCTGGATACAGATCGGTGTTAGTATAGGTCTTTTCCACGTCAAACGCGCCGCGCTCCCCTTTTTCATGAATATCCCGATGGACTGCTCCAACCTCCCCAATGTCACTAACGAGGCAAACAGGGATTTCTAAAGGGGATACCTGCGTTGGCAACCACATTTCACCATTTGCCAAACGATACGCGGATTGGATCAACGCCATTTGCTTAATACGAGCTGCATCCCACGCGCCATCTATTTTTAAGGGACAGTTGAGCGCATGTCCAAGAGAATCGTCTCCGACTTTGAGCGAATTGCCACCGCTCGGTTCGTCCTCCAACCGCCGGACGCTATCAAGTCTATAGGTGTTATTGACTATCTCAAGGGCTTCCAATACACTTCCGGGGCGGTGGTTTAGGGATATAAACCTTCCTCGACCCGTATTATCGGTTTTCTTTCCTTTAGTCGCTACAACGATGCACTCTGCTATAGTTGTATCCGCTGAGAACGCACAGCTTTCACCCTTGGCATCTGCGATCGTAATTACAACCACATCGTGATATTCAGTCGCCCACATATTCCTTACTTTCCGCCAGTCCGAGGTTGTAAGACAGGTAGCCGGTAAGATAAATCCCATTTTGCTTTTTCCATTTGCTTTCAGCATCTTGTCTGCAAGGTCAACAAAATCAGAAGCGAGACCGGCATTACCATCGCCAACTCGCCAATCTTTTTGTCTGCGGGCACGCCGCATCTTCTGTTCTTCCTCTTTATCCCTGTCACTTCCTTTGAACACTGCTTTTGGAACACTGCTGTTAGCATCTGAATCTGGTCTGGTAAACGGTGGATTTAGGACGACAATATCAAATTCTCCATAGCGAAATTCCTGTTGTGTCATCACCGTCGTGTCGTCTTCTCCACCGATCTGTTGAGCTGCTGTGCCCATCATCGGGAGCGGTAATGTTTCGGGAATATCGTACAGATCAAGCGCACCCAGAGCGTAGCTGCGATCTTCTTGACTGCCGTAGGGCATGGTATGAATTCGGGTGTTACCGATTTTCAAATCAGGATAAATGCTTGTCAGGAGAGAGGCGGTTAAGTGGCTTGCGTTCGGCATAACATCGCATCCGACAAGATTTTCCTCTATCATCTGCGTGTGAATGCGGCTGCCTTTTCCACCAGCGTGTTCGTGCAGTTCAAGGATACGTTGGTATGCGCCGTTGAGGAGTGAACCTGTTCCGCATGCGAAATCCGCCACCTTCAATTCGCTCACATTCTCCTGCGTTTTGGGGAGGACTAACGCTGATAGCAAGGCTACGGATTCGAGGCGAGTGTAGTTCGCTTTGACATATTTTCTGTCAACGATAAGACGTTGGAAAACGGTTCCAGCGAGTTCATGTATTTGTGTGAGTCTCTGGTCAACCAACTCCTTCGCGGTATCACAGAGGGTTGCGAGTATTCTATCAACAAGTTCATCATCGGTCGCGATTGCCTCTATGAGTCGTTTAGCAACATGGAAAATTGGACGGTAATTTACCTTAAGGATGATGTCCCATCCTGCTATGACCTGCTCGTATTGAACCCGTTTCGCATTGTCAGAGAGCATCCGTTTGAGCGACATAACCCTTTCCATCTCAGGTTTTCCCGCGAGGACACTCTGGAATACAAATGCGTTGGTAACGATGAGCATCGCCATCCGTGAGGTTTGTTCGCCAGCCTTTTGGAACAGAACCGTTTCGATTTCTGCGCCGATACTTGGACGTTCTTGAATCGCTATTTCAAGCTGCTGCGCGGCGGTTTCTATCCGTTTTTCCAACAAATCGGCGGCGGCATCTATTTTAGAAATGGGAGTTGCCCTGACGCGGATAGCGGTTGCGATGTCGGCAACACTGCCGCTTAACCAACCCCTTTGTGGGAAAGATTCGGGTTCCATCTCGGTGTCAGGCTCTGATTCGGCGATGAATGGAATTTGATCGGGTTCGAGTTCGCGCTCTGGTTTCTGTTTATTGAGAAGTATGTAAGCGATGTCTTCTGCACGCTGCATCTCTGACGCAATCCTATCTTGTAGCATCGTTCTAAATCGGGCAGGCATGCGAACGCGTAGAACATTCTCAATGGTATTGTAGGTGAGACCCGTAAAGACACTCGGATCGAGGAGCATTCCGAAATGTGCTTCTGCTTGTGTTTCTCCTGAAAGGTTCGGTGTGTCGCCATCAATTTTTACCTCAATGACAACGGGGTTTCGTCCTTTTTCAGTGACAATTACATCCGGTTTTTGTGTGGCGTTGAGGAACGGTCTGGTAATTTGTTCGTTAACGCTCCATGCCTCCCGCATCGGACGTAGAACACTTACAAACGCACTGGTGATGGTGTTTTCGCTATTTGCCATAACCTCTGAACCGAATTATGTGGGTGTCAAACAATTTACGCAAATAATGCTGCGTCGGGCTGACCACGGTAGAGAACAACACGATACTGCAAGTTCAAAGTTTCATCGGCTGCGAGATGGAGCGGTTCGTAATAAACAAGTGAGGGATGGATTAAGCAATAGTTCTCGCGGTTGCGCACCCACCACGTTGTCGGATAACGCGGGTTATCGGGGTGATCAACAATAGCGACACCGTAGGTTTCGTTGTCAGTCGGATGTTGCGTAGTGAAACTGCACCAACGGCTCTGTTGACCAAAGATGTCCATCGGTTCGGTACGACCATCGGCATCCAACAAATTTCCCGGTGTGATGATATTGTCGAATCGGATCGCCATACCGCTGTAGAATCTGCCGTCTGCACCGGGTTCACCGCGCCGTAAATCCAAAACGACCTCACGTTCATTCGGCTGAAGCGTCAACGAAACAGAAATCTGCATCGCATCGGCTGTCGGTGAATGGACGGTTATCTCTCGCTGCTCGGTGAGATGCGTTGTACCTTCCCAATCGATCCACGCGTTCTCAGTTGTTAGGCGTGCGCTGTCAGCATCCGCATTTTGCGAAACAATCTGCTGATGGACGATCTTACCGAAGCCTGTCGGATCGCTACCAGGTCCCGGTTGTTCCCAAAAATTGACTTCGTTGACCTTTTTCCACGCGACCCATAACCCTTGATGATGCACATGGTCACCGGGTTCATTCATCGTCAGCGGCGGCGCACCGGGCAGGTTCAACGGATGACAAAAAGGACGGTTACCATCTTCGGGAAAATGGTAGCCCAAGACCTGCTGATCGTTCCAAGCGACGCTTAAACTGTGTTCTGTTTGTGAGTGTGTAAACATATTTTTATCCGTAATGTTGCTGGTTTGATATTTCCCAAGGAATTATAAGTTTTGCCCTGTATGATAACCGTGTTGTGCGAGCTCAGTAGATACGGATGTCCAGACGGATCGTGCTTGTTCAACCGCCTCGGTAGCCTCTGCTTTGGTGACTCCTTGCCTGTCCTCTGGATAGCGAGTTTCAAGTGCCCATCGAGTTAAATCCGACAGGTCTGGATGCGCGGTTTTGAGTTGCCAACTCTCAGGCAACAAATCCCGTAGAACATTCAAATTATGCGTTCTCCGAAAATCGATCTGTAAGAAAATTAAGGCTGCTTTTAACGCCTTTTCAGCAGCTTGTTGCGCGTGCCAACAGACTTGGCGAGGCGGAATTTGTGGATGCCCTAAAAATGTTTCAGCTGTTGTTAAGTCTTCCTCTGCATGGCGGAGCCAGCGGGCGGTGTCTGCGAGTCTATCAGCTGTTTGCATAGCGTCCGTTACCTCTATGTTGGACAGCGCAGTGTGCTGGGCGGATCCGCTGTACGCGGCTGCGTTCAAGTTCTTCCAAAGGGTTTTACCCTCTTGTTGGGCATACCGCAGCACTGACCCGATCCGCGTGCGACCGCGTTCCAACTCTTCCGGTGTTGATACGATGATGTCCTTTGCCACGGGTACATCAGATAGTGCGCGCTCAATGTTAATGGCAGCTTTCCGTTTATCTGTGAGTTCTGCGAAGATCACGAGCAGATCTATATCGCTATCTTGATCTGCGTCCCCTCGTGCCTGTGAACCGAAGAGGATAATCTGTAGCGGGTCAAACTCACGCACAATGCGCTCTGTCATGATTGAGATGAATTCGTTATTCATTACCCTCTCCATTTATCTATGAGTTCGTTCTAAATCTCTCTTTTGCCGAGATGAGATAGGAATAGACATCAATCTCATTTGATTCATCAGGTAGCGTTCCAACAACCGCTGCACTGGCAGAAAGGGCTGAGGCAATAGGATCTCCGCTTTGATAAGCCCACACTGCCCCCGTTAAACTGATTCCAAAAGTAATTGGTTTTTTCCAAGAACCTTGATATGTTTTTCTGAGTGTAGAAGATCGCTCCTCTACTTCTTCTTGGCGTTGCTTAAATTTTACTTCGCGTTCGTCAAAGGGCGTACGACTGAGTTCGCGCGTAAAATCCCGTACTGATTGGATATAGTCTCGATGTTGACGATAGTTCTGCTGACGAAAATCAAGAACCTCATCTATTGGAACTGGACCAAGATCAACACCTACTTTAGTCATGTCAAACGAAACAACGTCGCCAACTGATGGGGATGGAGAATCCGTACTTGAAATAATTTCGTTTAAGGCACCGACGACTTGTTTTTGGTCAGTTGCTGGTGATAGCTTCAAGCCAATACAGTTCTCGGCAGATCTGCTGAGGACTTGTGCCAAGAGCGTAAGAATTAGTGCACCTACGGTTCCATCCATGGAGATGAAGGAACCTTCTCCTGAGTTATCTGCTAAACCACGAGATTCAAGTTCTTGGAGTATAGCATCAGCGAGTTTTTCATTACCGTCATATCCGAGTTTCGACCTTGCTAAGGAACGGAAAGCAGAATCTTTAATCCGGTTACTATCGAATCGAGTCAAATGGTCCAACCGCCCGGACTCTATTATATCACTTAGTGCTTTTGCCAATGCTTCAGTTGCTTTATCATCAATAATTTCTTCCGGACGAATTACGCGAAACAATTCGTGATTTTTAAGGGCGAAAACGATTGGGAAGTCATCGTATGGTTGATAATCCTCTGCGGAGCCGGGTATTAACATGGCAATACCATCAAAAAAACAAATCAAGTTTTTAACCCAGTCCGTATCGCGCCAACGCTGCCCGGGGTAATAGAAAGCAAAATTTGGTTTCATAGTTTAGGTCTTCTATAAAAATCTAAACATCGTCGCTAAACTCCAGTGCAAATACTAAAGCATACTTAGAAGAAAGCAGATTGTGTTCGTCATAATAGGGAAACCGGATTTCACTGATGATCATGTGCCTTCTTTTGCTGCACGGTTTTGTAATAATCTACAGATGACATAATAAGGCAATCTTCTAGATTAACAATTAAACCAGCCTCCGAACCCGTAACCTTTCCAACCACCACTACATTTTGCCCCACTATGAGTTGCTGTAAAATTGGAAAGGTACTCTTTTTCATCTGACAGGAAACACTCATGACCAAATCGACCGACTCAAGATTGACAAAGTACTTCTCTGCCAATGTATACATGTTACTAATGTCACCACGGACTATAACGTTTTTCCCTTTATACTTTGCATCTGCGGCAAATACGTTAGCTGCATATTCTTCAATGAGTTCAAGGGCACGCACATAATAATCAGCTTTTTCTAACTTCTTTAGGAAATCT of the Candidatus Poribacteria bacterium genome contains:
- a CDS encoding HEPN domain-containing protein, with protein sequence MNNEFISIMTERIVREFDPLQIILFGSQARGDADQDSDIDLLVIFAELTDKRKAAINIERALSDVPVAKDIIVSTPEELERGRTRIGSVLRYAQQEGKTLWKNLNAAAYSGSAQHTALSNIEVTDAMQTADRLADTARWLRHAEEDLTTAETFLGHPQIPPRQVCWHAQQAAEKALKAALIFLQIDFRRTHNLNVLRDLLPESWQLKTAHPDLSDLTRWALETRYPEDRQGVTKAEATEAVEQARSVWTSVSTELAQHGYHTGQNL
- a CDS encoding PmoA family protein produces the protein MFTHSQTEHSLSVAWNDQQVLGYHFPEDGNRPFCHPLNLPGAPPLTMNEPGDHVHHQGLWVAWKKVNEVNFWEQPGPGSDPTGFGKIVHQQIVSQNADADSARLTTENAWIDWEGTTHLTEQREITVHSPTADAMQISVSLTLQPNEREVVLDLRRGEPGADGRFYSGMAIRFDNIITPGNLLDADGRTEPMDIFGQQSRWCSFTTQHPTDNETYGVAIVDHPDNPRYPTTWWVRNRENYCLIHPSLVYYEPLHLAADETLNLQYRVVLYRGQPDAALFA